GTGATTTTGAGACTGAAGAAACCGATCTTCTCATCAATAGCAGGCTCAATTCTCATAAAGGGATACCCACTGTCGCTGTACAAATCTTGAACAGCCTGGATAGCCTTCGTTGCGACTTCGTTGTTAACCTTCTGACCTTCAATTAGTCCGGTTTCCCTAAGGATTTCGCCTTTCTGGAGATTGACGTTCCCTTCAACAAAAACGCTCCTAAGATTGAACTCAGACTTCACATATTCTACAGGTGTGAAGGTTATGCTCATTGACAACGCATTGCTTTCCTTTACCTCTTCAGGAAGAGTTACCTGCCTCACGCTTTTCAAAGCATTGTTCAACGTCACGATCATTGCCTGGTAAGTCAAGTCGTCGAGACCCCACTGCCCATTTGGATTAGCATAGTAAGTACTGTAAATTGTCTGAACAACTGCGTTTATGTCTTCGATCCTGGGAACGTACTTTTTCTTTGAATTAATCCACCTTATAAGAATTGAGGTATCATAATACTTTTTCAAGTAATCTATCTGCAACTTACTAGCAAGATAGGATTTTGCGTCATCGGAAATAGGTGCATCAATTGAAAGCTCCCAGAGGAAGGATACTCTGACTTTGAAAGTTACTTTCACCCTGTCAGAAATGTTACCGGAAAAGATGTCTGATCTGCTCTTGTCTGTTTCCCAATCTACTTTGACAAACGGTTCTATGTAACCATTTTCTCTTAGTTCGGCCTCAATGGCGTCCAGAGTCAGTGGAATATCATACATCAGTCTGGAGGGATTCATAGGTTTGCCACTTTTTATAACTGAGACAGCCTCAAGAACAGATTCTTCAACGATTTTTGGTCCGTCGAAAGAGACTTCAACATCCACTACGGGATACTCCTTAACCTGTATTGATAAAAGGCTAGACGATTCATCAAAAGAGTAGTAGACGTCGGAAAAGTAACCACTGCCTCTTACTCTTTCTAAAGCTTCTCTCATTTCGGAATCGCTGATCTCTTCACCACGTTGAATGTTCAACATCCCAAGAACCTCATTATCTGAGATCACTCTGTTGTCAAGAATTGTGATTCTTGAGGGAATCATACTTGCTGCAGCAAAAGCAGAAGTCAGAACCAATGCAATAATTACAAACAGTCTTCTAATAGACATTCGATAAACCTCCCAGTGATATTTCTGCCTCTTGAAGAATTCCTAGAATCATCCTCATTTTGACTGGAAAAGTGAAACAGTCGTTCCCCAAAGCTTCTCGAAACTGAGATGAAGAGAATGTGTATCCATCTTCATCGAGAACTCTCTCTACTGTCCAGTCTACATCATTCATAGTTATTACTGCGAATAGAGTCGAGGGAATGTCTCCAACTGGCTGGCAATCTACACTGGAGAGCAAGAAAGACGCAGTTATCTCCGTACCCGATCCCAATTTTGAGCAAATATTGAATGTCCCTCCAGTAGTCTCTGCTGCAAATTTCAGCATTGGGAGCCCTAGCCCGAATTTCACTTTCTTTTTCTTCTCAGTATAGAATGGATCTAAGACAGCCTCAAGCGATTCAGAAGGAATCCCCTTCCCCCAATCAAGTACCGAAAAAGAGAAGCTATATCCTCTCTTCTCTTGGATTTTCAATTCAGCTTTTTTCGTTCCGGAATCCACTGCATTTTGAGCAATGTCAAGTATGTGATCGCATATTGTTCTTAGTCCCATATTATTTTCAACGTCCTTCCAAAAGAGAAAATCGCCGATCTAAACTCTTCAAAGCTTCTTGTATTCGCCGAAAGGGATACAGTGGGCGCGATAACATTCAGACTGTGAGCATCGCTTGAATGAAGGATGTTTCTTGACTCAATCCCCTCAAATAAAGTCCTTCTAAAGGAGATCTCCATCGGTACTTCTCTGTACTCCTCGGGAATAACTCCGAGCTGCGTTATAAGGCCCATCTTCCTGTCAATGTGAGCCATAACAGATACTCCACCGTTATCACGAACAGTTTCCAGAGTCTCTGAAATGCCCAAAGTAGTAGGTTGGCCAAGCCAAATTTCTTCCATACC
This DNA window, taken from Mesotoga sp. UBA6090, encodes the following:
- a CDS encoding ATP-binding protein, whose translation is MGLRTICDHILDIAQNAVDSGTKKAELKIQEKRGYSFSFSVLDWGKGIPSESLEAVLDPFYTEKKKKVKFGLGLPMLKFAAETTGGTFNICSKLGSGTEITASFLLSSVDCQPVGDIPSTLFAVITMNDVDWTVERVLDEDGYTFSSSQFREALGNDCFTFPVKMRMILGILQEAEISLGGLSNVY